The genomic DNA CGAGGCCGTGGCTGCGGTTCACCCGCGCCGCCGCCTGCTTCACCACCGCCAGCGCGTGGACGATGCCGATCGGCATTCGCTCGGTGTGCGGGAAAGGGAAATTCTCGATCGAACGCTGCGTCTGCGCGCCCCAATAGGCGTCGGCAGGGACCGCGATCGGCCCGATGCTGTCGGTTTCGGTGCGGGTTTCGGTCATCTGTCGCTCCGCTTGCCCTGAGCCTGTCGAAGGGCTGTCCTTCAGGGAAAAGCAGGGCTTCGACAGGCTCAGCCCGAGCGGCGGAGAGGAAGCGCGCTACTTCTTCCGGCTGAAATCCACCGAGACGACGTTCGATCCGTCTTCTACCGGCGCCGCGACGGGATGGTCGTTCTCGGCCTCGTCATGCTCTTCCGGTTCGCTGTCGTCGCCCTGGACATGGAACTGGAGCGCGAAATTGACCGCGGGATCGTGGAAGCCGGTGATCGCGGCGAAGGGGATCACCAGCTTGGCGGGAAGCTGGTTGAAGCTGAGACCCACCTCGAAGCCCTCCTCGGTCACCTTCAATTCCCAGAAGCGGTTCTGGATGACGATCGTCATCTCGTCCGGGAAACGTTCCTTGAGGTGCTTGGGGATGTCGACGCCGGGCGCCGCGGTCTTGAAGGTGATGTAGAAATGGTGGTTGCCGGGCAGCGCGCCAGTCGTCTCGACCTCGCCGAGCACACGGCCGACCACCGCGCGCAGCGCCTCCTGCACGATCTCGTCATAGGGAATCAGGCTGTCGGGCGCGTCGTCGCTCATGCGCCGACTCCTAGCGCGGGGCGGAAGCCGGTCAAGCGCGTTGCGCCGCATCGGGGCCAGCGATTATGCCGTCGTCCAAAGGAGACCGCCATGCCGATCGATGCGACGCTGCCTTA from Allosphingosinicella indica includes the following:
- a CDS encoding SspB family protein; the protein is MSDDAPDSLIPYDEIVQEALRAVVGRVLGEVETTGALPGNHHFYITFKTAAPGVDIPKHLKERFPDEMTIVIQNRFWELKVTEEGFEVGLSFNQLPAKLVIPFAAITGFHDPAVNFALQFHVQGDDSEPEEHDEAENDHPVAAPVEDGSNVVSVDFSRKK